A window from Ureaplasma parvum serovar 3 str. ATCC 27815 encodes these proteins:
- a CDS encoding MBA family surface membrane protein: MKLLKNKKIWVLTISSVLIGVSVITSIASCSSSNIESKLSDKLVEDEDNNYYVAYQISNYEKLKDFEKKQLEKVTFSTSITPTDKTKNSQVFNAKVNEGILFNQQAKTFYIKLVRKPEVGESIIILPNNSILKTHGFVVTNENLNFIKINKKGELQRSNTAITKKNNLTNEYK, translated from the coding sequence ATGAAATTATTAAAAAACAAAAAAATTTGGGTATTAACAATTAGTAGTGTTTTAATTGGTGTAAGTGTTATTACATCAATTGCTTCATGCTCTAGTTCAAACATAGAATCTAAATTAAGTGATAAATTAGTTGAAGATGAAGATAATAATTATTACGTAGCATATCAAATTTCAAATTATGAAAAATTAAAAGATTTTGAAAAAAAACAATTAGAAAAAGTCACTTTTTCAACATCTATTACCCCAACTGATAAAACAAAAAACTCACAAGTTTTTAATGCAAAAGTAAATGAAGGCATTTTATTCAATCAGCAAGCGAAAACATTTTATATCAAATTAGTTCGTAAGCCTGAAGTTGGTGAAAGTATTATTATTTTACCAAATAATTCAATTTTAAAAACACACGGCTTTGTAGTTACAAATGAAAATTTAAATTTTATTAAAATTAATAAAAAAGGCGAATTACAAAGATCTAATACGGCAATAACTAAAAAAAATAATTTAACTAACGAATATAAATAG
- the rpoC gene encoding DNA-directed RNA polymerase subunit beta', with amino-acid sequence MSQKGIKSLTISIASPEQILNWSKGEITKPETINYKSLKPEPNGLFDESIFGPSKDYECYCGKYRKVKHKGKICERCHVEITESIVRRERMGHIELAAPVAHIWFTKELPSPSKISLLLDITYKEVDQVVYFVNYIVLDEGNNVYDGKSIFNKKEVLDLTSPKNSIRSRNKLRRTLRNIQERIEDELNHEREALIQDFDYRLAVTYDQMLKDSNIPFSVKDVMAFIEKHTGVRFGIGAEAIRELLEKLNLEEEHEKIKQAIQNSPNAYDQKTKRLLRRLECVRWIKDSGSKPEWMVMTRIPVTPSETRPIISLDGGRFTTSDTNNFYRKIIIRNERLKQMQATDAPEILLDNEKRLLQEAVDSLFDNNSRKKPVVGKDKRPLKSLSNHLKGKQGLFRQNLLGKRVDYSGRSVIVVGPELKMYEVGIPALMILKLFRPYIISELIRKRDELGNEIQPICANIKLAEQKILAQDNEIWPVVEKVIKQRPVILNRAPTLHRLGIQAFEPKMVDGKAIRLHPLVTTAFNADFDGDQMAVHIPLSKEAVAEARSILLASWHILGPKDGKPIITPTQDMILGIYYLTKEKFPQVIEEMMAKDPTQARVEFINNFHIFSTQDEAIRAYKLKTIRINDVIGITTKAFNNKTFSKEGILVTTVGKIIFNQAFPVNFPYINDVKNLYGENQFEIIGMHESILDYLKAYNLKEPLTKKTLSTVIDYLYKVSEIEVVPQTMDKIKALGFKYSMISATSISAFDIPSYDQKYEYFKETDELVSKLREFYLDGKLTDDERYTKVVQAWSQTKDKVTHDIEKLINSNEYKDNPIVIMAKSGARGNTSNFTQLAGMRGLMSKSYNYDQKNNNGVIKDTIEIPIKHSFIEGLSVSEYFNSSFGARKGMTDTAMKTAKSGYMTRKLVDSTQAVVIKDHDCGTKEGIIVREIRNTKDNTSIESLKDRIVGRYSINTIYDTKNKLIIESDKLITSEIANIIQNSGIREVEVRSPLHCASLYGVCQKCFGLDLSTNKLIETGTAIGVIAAQSIGEPGTQLTMRTFHTGGVAGDTNITQGFERIKQLFDCIQPQENEKAVISQVKGTVERIEKDSNTNGYNVVIKYNKDNYVNYPTRSNAVLRVKTGDEIIAGQKITEGSIDVNDLLKYAGIENVRHYIIKEVQKVYRMQGIEISDKYIEVIISQLTNKITITNPGDSGLFVGETISINEFTEVAQNMLVNKKKPPSAINQVFGLDHAPSKSGSFLSAASFQDTKKILTDAAARSQKDMLIGLKENVILGNLIPAGTGLKDVEEVIAYGEEMYKKQY; translated from the coding sequence ATGAGTCAAAAAGGGATTAAATCATTAACGATTTCCATTGCTTCACCTGAACAAATTTTAAATTGATCAAAAGGTGAAATCACTAAACCTGAAACAATTAATTACAAATCATTAAAACCAGAACCTAATGGGTTGTTTGATGAAAGTATTTTTGGGCCTTCAAAAGATTATGAATGTTATTGTGGAAAATATCGTAAAGTAAAACATAAAGGTAAAATTTGTGAACGTTGTCATGTTGAAATTACTGAATCAATTGTACGTCGTGAACGAATGGGACATATTGAGTTAGCTGCTCCTGTTGCCCATATTTGATTTACAAAAGAATTACCTTCGCCATCAAAAATCTCATTATTATTAGATATTACATATAAAGAAGTTGATCAGGTAGTTTATTTTGTTAATTACATTGTTTTAGATGAAGGAAATAATGTATATGATGGTAAATCAATTTTTAATAAAAAAGAAGTTTTAGATTTAACATCACCAAAAAATTCAATTCGATCACGTAATAAATTACGTCGAACATTACGTAATATTCAAGAACGAATTGAAGATGAATTAAATCATGAACGTGAAGCATTAATTCAAGATTTTGATTATCGTTTAGCTGTAACATATGATCAAATGTTAAAAGATTCTAATATTCCTTTTTCAGTGAAAGATGTAATGGCTTTTATTGAAAAACATACAGGCGTTCGTTTTGGTATTGGTGCTGAAGCTATTCGTGAATTATTAGAAAAACTAAATCTTGAAGAAGAACATGAAAAGATTAAACAAGCAATTCAAAATTCACCTAATGCTTATGATCAAAAAACAAAACGCTTATTGCGTCGTTTAGAATGTGTAAGATGAATTAAGGATTCAGGTTCAAAACCAGAATGAATGGTAATGACAAGAATCCCTGTCACACCATCTGAAACAAGACCAATTATTTCTTTAGATGGCGGTCGTTTTACGACCTCTGACACAAATAATTTTTATCGTAAAATCATTATTCGTAATGAACGTTTAAAACAAATGCAAGCAACAGATGCTCCTGAAATTTTATTAGATAATGAAAAACGTTTATTACAAGAAGCAGTTGATTCATTATTTGATAATAATTCACGTAAAAAACCAGTTGTAGGTAAAGATAAACGTCCTTTAAAATCATTGTCAAATCATCTTAAAGGAAAACAAGGATTATTTAGACAAAATTTATTAGGAAAACGTGTTGACTATTCAGGTCGTTCTGTAATTGTTGTTGGTCCTGAATTAAAAATGTATGAAGTAGGAATTCCTGCTTTAATGATTTTAAAATTATTTAGACCATATATTATTTCTGAATTAATACGTAAACGTGATGAATTAGGTAATGAAATTCAACCAATTTGTGCCAATATTAAATTAGCAGAACAAAAAATTCTTGCGCAAGATAATGAGATTTGACCCGTTGTTGAAAAAGTTATTAAGCAACGTCCTGTAATTTTAAACCGTGCACCAACCTTACACCGTTTAGGGATCCAAGCTTTTGAACCAAAAATGGTGGACGGTAAAGCTATTCGTTTACATCCTCTAGTTACAACCGCTTTTAATGCGGATTTTGACGGAGACCAAATGGCTGTTCATATCCCCTTATCCAAAGAAGCAGTGGCTGAAGCACGATCAATTTTATTAGCCTCATGACATATTCTTGGTCCAAAAGATGGGAAACCTATCATTACACCCACACAGGATATGATTTTAGGTATTTATTATTTAACAAAAGAAAAATTTCCACAAGTAATTGAAGAAATGATGGCTAAAGATCCAACGCAAGCGAGAGTTGAATTTATTAATAATTTTCACATTTTTTCAACACAAGACGAAGCTATTCGTGCTTATAAATTAAAAACAATTCGTATTAATGACGTAATTGGAATTACAACAAAAGCTTTTAACAATAAAACATTTAGTAAAGAAGGTATTTTGGTTACAACGGTTGGAAAAATTATCTTCAACCAAGCTTTTCCTGTTAATTTTCCATATATTAATGATGTTAAAAATCTATATGGCGAAAATCAATTTGAAATTATTGGAATGCATGAAAGTATTTTAGATTATTTAAAAGCCTATAATTTAAAAGAACCATTAACTAAAAAAACTTTATCAACAGTAATTGATTATTTATATAAAGTTTCTGAAATCGAAGTCGTACCACAAACAATGGATAAAATTAAAGCTTTAGGATTTAAATATTCAATGATTTCAGCGACAAGCATTTCTGCCTTTGATATTCCATCTTATGATCAAAAATATGAATATTTTAAAGAAACTGATGAATTGGTTTCAAAACTTCGTGAATTCTATTTAGATGGTAAATTAACTGATGATGAGCGATATACTAAAGTTGTTCAAGCTTGATCACAAACAAAAGATAAAGTTACTCATGATATTGAAAAACTAATTAATTCTAATGAATATAAAGATAATCCGATTGTGATTATGGCAAAATCAGGAGCTCGTGGAAACACGTCAAACTTTACACAGTTAGCAGGAATGCGTGGTTTAATGTCAAAATCATATAACTATGACCAAAAAAATAATAATGGTGTTATTAAAGATACAATTGAAATTCCAATTAAGCATTCATTTATTGAAGGATTATCAGTTAGTGAATACTTTAATTCATCATTTGGAGCACGTAAAGGGATGACTGATACGGCGATGAAAACCGCAAAATCAGGTTATATGACACGTAAGTTAGTTGATTCAACACAGGCTGTTGTAATTAAAGATCATGATTGTGGCACAAAAGAAGGTATTATTGTTCGTGAAATTCGAAATACAAAAGATAATACATCAATTGAATCACTAAAAGATCGTATTGTTGGAAGATATAGTATTAATACAATTTATGATACAAAAAATAAATTAATTATCGAAAGTGATAAATTAATTACAAGCGAAATAGCTAATATCATTCAAAATTCAGGTATTCGTGAAGTTGAGGTTCGTTCTCCATTACATTGTGCATCACTTTATGGTGTTTGTCAAAAATGTTTTGGTTTAGATCTATCAACAAATAAATTAATTGAAACCGGTACAGCGATTGGAGTAATTGCAGCGCAATCAATTGGTGAACCTGGAACACAGTTAACAATGCGTACTTTCCATACTGGAGGGGTTGCTGGTGATACGAATATTACTCAAGGGTTTGAAAGAATTAAACAATTATTTGATTGCATTCAACCACAAGAAAATGAGAAAGCAGTTATTTCACAAGTAAAAGGAACTGTTGAACGAATCGAAAAAGATTCAAACACCAATGGTTATAATGTTGTAATTAAATATAATAAAGATAATTATGTAAATTATCCAACACGTTCGAATGCTGTATTACGTGTTAAAACAGGAGATGAAATTATTGCTGGTCAAAAAATTACTGAAGGATCAATTGATGTTAATGATTTACTAAAATATGCAGGTATTGAAAATGTGCGTCATTACATTATTAAAGAAGTTCAAAAAGTTTATCGTATGCAAGGAATTGAGATTTCAGATAAGTATATTGAAGTAATCATTTCACAACTTACAAATAAAATTACAATTACAAATCCAGGAGATTCAGGATTATTTGTTGGAGAAACAATTAGTATTAATGAATTTACTGAAGTGGCTCAAAATATGCTTGTTAATAAGAAAAAACCACCAAGTGCAATTAATCAAGTATTTGGTTTAGACCATGCGCCAAGTAAATCAGGTTCATTCTTATCTGCTGCTTCGTTCCAAGATACTAAGAAAATATTAACTGACGCTGCTGCGCGTTCACAAAAAGATATGTTAATCGGCTTGAAAGAAAACGTTATTCTAGGAAATTTAATTCCTGCTGGAACAGGATTAAAGGATGTTGAAGAAGTGATTGCTTATGGTGAAGAAATGTATAAAAAGCAATACTAA
- the ytpR gene encoding YtpR family tRNA-binding protein, protein MYIYYNKTSLNDTLIFLKNNQQYDHQVFLNDDLLLFYHGDELIGLNLFNASEYLKNLNEGYLYPTTQLIQKLSDLIKIKLSLDNAFKGFVVGKILEVNLIPNTHLHICLVDIGDQQIQIICGAQNVRIGLKTVVATPNLLMPNGNEIKKSKLMNYDSFGMLCSQKELNINNFNSQGIVELNDEYQVGQLFTKVYSNL, encoded by the coding sequence ATGTATATTTATTATAATAAAACAAGTCTAAACGATACGTTAATTTTTTTAAAAAACAATCAGCAATATGATCATCAAGTGTTTTTAAACGATGACTTATTGCTTTTTTATCATGGTGATGAACTAATTGGTTTAAATTTATTTAATGCAAGTGAATATTTAAAAAATTTAAATGAAGGATATTTATATCCTACGACTCAATTAATTCAAAAATTAAGTGATTTAATAAAAATAAAATTATCATTAGATAATGCTTTTAAAGGTTTTGTGGTAGGTAAAATTTTAGAAGTTAATTTAATTCCCAATACTCATTTACATATTTGCTTAGTAGATATAGGTGATCAACAAATACAAATAATATGTGGAGCACAAAATGTCCGTATTGGCTTAAAAACGGTTGTAGCGACACCTAATTTATTAATGCCAAATGGAAATGAAATTAAAAAATCCAAATTAATGAACTATGATTCATTTGGAATGTTGTGTTCACAAAAAGAATTAAATATTAATAATTTTAATTCACAAGGAATTGTCGAACTTAATGATGAATATCAGGTTGGTCAATTGTTTACAAAAGTTTATAGTAATTTATAA
- the rpoB gene encoding DNA-directed RNA polymerase subunit beta, giving the protein MQNNKNYTEKFITDKVMRRDYSKIKSNFEGPNLLEIQVESFKRFMEKDLKEVISSIFPLKSPQGKYTLAFKGLKIKQPTKDESACRDEGKTFETPIYIDLELTDNYTGEVKRAQRNTKTGEDGIYLGAIPKMTEKGTFVINGIEKFVISQIVRSPGIYVLGKSSIKLNGSRKRLFEGKICEIYPSKGTLMLGYIPKDRHNIQIVARDSSGDNAQTFSVTTLLKAFGLTSAEILKIFNNEKEIRESLEIEKYAPEYIFENSQENEIIFKIYSDAHDIHEKADRRESNNKLKEEYIEQGSPLLSKLKQLIFNYVEKNDEIDALLHENKDVEDASFIKNNKKLYDEREEIINCIISEKAAKDIVELLGINIKNIETLRHLGKASYQIALQQHFFNKRLYDISSAGRYKFEKKLLLSERLYQKVIANDIIDKKNNILIPKDTLITKEHIELIKKESRDKNIKWTKKINLLPTALESEIEQFLEYESIAVYKDNDLRDETTEIVGLASGCKLQTLTVADLVATTSYIYNLNYEIGEFDDIDHLGNKRLKLIHELLRARIATSMARIEKFINEKLAISDGSSNNITNVNDKGIDTELDREIEESDMSDEEKKKAISVKSIINTKQFQSLVKDFFNSHQLIQFIDQQNPLAELTNKRRISAMGPGGISREDPNLDIRDVHHSHYSRICPIETPEGMNIGLIMSLASLAKVDENGFIVAPYYVVEDGVVKEDYKYLTAHEDDNYIIAESSVQLDENKRILDEQVVARYRGSTGLFSPNEVDFIDIVPKQVVSIAASAIPFIENDDGARALMGSNMQRQATPLIKPYAPIVGTGTEFKIAHDSGMAVVAKNDGVVEFVDSQKIIIRNDNDKLDDYKLIKYRKSNQDTCNNQIPIVKVGQRVHKSETIGDGPAMQNGELALGRNILVGYTTWRGYNFEDAIIISERLVDQDVFTSIHIDEHTIQCMKTKNGDEEITRDMPNVSDTAKRFLDNQGIVLVGAEVHEGDVLVGKTTPRGNVETAPEDRLLQTIFGDKSKTVKDSSLKVKHGQEGIVAAVKRIKSSDENGSELPDDVIEIIKVYIVQKRKIQVGDKMAGRHGNKGIVSKVVPIQDMPFLKDGTPLDIMLNPLGVPSRMNIGQILELHLGYAAAEIGKKQLIQIAIDQLGYEKYISLFGINEIIAKKLYENISNLIKHKQAKQAKDIDLIDVTIILKELGLSYDDIGIKISTPVFDGANHDDIVSIMNEANIDIENNKGKQVLYDGRTGEPFDGLISVGLTYMLKLDHMVDDKIHSRSVGPYSKITQQPLGGKSQNGGQRFGEMEVWALEAYGAAYNLLEILTIKSDDVQGRNQAYNAIIKGHDVVADGMPESFKLLTKQMQGLGLCITVETKDDRMVDINEYTLNQNRLNNDDDEVILDENLKEINDSNEEIFNTNFNNNDYDDEENF; this is encoded by the coding sequence ATGCAAAATAATAAAAATTATACTGAGAAATTTATTACTGATAAAGTAATGCGAAGAGATTATTCAAAAATTAAATCTAATTTTGAAGGACCAAATCTACTTGAAATTCAAGTTGAATCTTTTAAACGCTTTATGGAGAAAGATTTAAAAGAAGTTATTTCAAGTATTTTTCCATTAAAATCTCCTCAGGGTAAGTATACGTTAGCATTTAAAGGTTTAAAAATTAAGCAGCCAACAAAAGATGAAAGTGCTTGTCGTGACGAAGGTAAAACATTTGAAACACCAATTTATATTGATTTGGAATTAACAGATAACTACACAGGTGAAGTTAAACGTGCACAACGAAATACTAAAACAGGAGAAGATGGTATTTATTTAGGAGCAATTCCCAAAATGACAGAAAAAGGAACTTTTGTTATTAATGGAATTGAAAAATTTGTTATCTCACAAATTGTTAGATCACCAGGAATTTATGTACTTGGTAAATCAAGCATCAAATTGAACGGTTCACGTAAGCGTTTATTTGAAGGCAAAATTTGTGAAATTTATCCTTCTAAGGGTACTTTGATGCTTGGTTATATTCCTAAGGATCGTCATAATATTCAAATTGTTGCACGTGATTCATCTGGTGATAATGCGCAAACATTTTCAGTAACTACTTTACTAAAAGCTTTTGGTTTAACAAGTGCTGAAATCTTAAAAATTTTTAATAATGAAAAAGAGATTCGTGAATCATTAGAAATTGAAAAATATGCGCCAGAATATATTTTTGAAAATTCACAAGAAAATGAAATTATTTTTAAAATTTATAGTGATGCTCATGATATTCATGAGAAAGCCGATCGTCGAGAATCAAATAATAAGTTAAAAGAAGAATATATAGAACAAGGTTCACCACTTTTATCAAAGTTAAAACAACTAATTTTTAATTATGTTGAAAAAAACGATGAAATTGATGCATTATTACATGAAAATAAAGATGTTGAAGATGCTAGTTTCATTAAGAATAATAAAAAATTATATGATGAAAGAGAAGAAATCATTAATTGCATCATTAGTGAAAAAGCAGCTAAGGATATCGTTGAATTATTAGGTATTAATATTAAAAATATAGAAACACTAAGACATTTAGGCAAAGCTTCTTATCAAATAGCTTTACAACAACATTTTTTTAATAAGCGTTTATATGATATTAGTAGTGCTGGACGCTATAAATTTGAAAAAAAATTATTATTAAGTGAACGTTTATATCAAAAAGTAATTGCGAATGATATTATTGATAAAAAAAATAATATTCTAATTCCTAAAGATACTTTAATTACTAAAGAACATATCGAACTAATAAAAAAAGAATCACGTGATAAAAACATTAAATGAACAAAAAAAATTAATTTATTACCAACAGCATTAGAATCAGAAATTGAACAATTTTTAGAATATGAAAGTATTGCAGTTTATAAAGATAATGATTTAAGAGATGAAACAACAGAGATTGTCGGTCTAGCATCAGGTTGCAAACTTCAAACTTTAACCGTGGCTGACTTAGTTGCTACAACAAGTTATATTTATAACTTGAATTATGAAATTGGTGAATTTGATGATATAGATCATTTAGGTAATAAAAGACTTAAATTGATTCATGAATTATTACGAGCAAGAATTGCTACAAGTATGGCTCGTATTGAGAAGTTTATTAATGAAAAGTTGGCTATTTCTGATGGTTCAAGCAATAACATTACAAATGTTAATGATAAAGGTATTGATACTGAACTTGATCGTGAAATTGAAGAAAGCGATATGAGTGATGAGGAAAAGAAAAAAGCAATTAGTGTTAAATCAATTATTAATACAAAACAATTCCAAAGTTTAGTTAAAGATTTTTTTAATTCACATCAATTAATTCAATTTATTGACCAACAAAATCCATTAGCAGAATTAACTAATAAACGTCGTATTTCAGCGATGGGTCCAGGAGGAATTAGTCGTGAAGACCCTAATTTAGATATTCGTGATGTTCATCACTCTCACTATTCGCGTATTTGCCCGATTGAAACACCAGAAGGAATGAATATTGGGTTGATTATGTCTTTAGCATCACTTGCAAAAGTAGATGAAAATGGTTTTATTGTAGCACCTTATTATGTTGTTGAGGATGGGGTTGTAAAAGAAGATTATAAATATTTAACAGCCCATGAAGATGATAACTATATTATTGCTGAATCATCAGTCCAATTAGATGAAAATAAACGAATTTTAGATGAACAAGTTGTTGCTCGATATCGTGGCTCAACAGGTTTATTTAGTCCTAATGAAGTTGATTTTATTGATATTGTTCCAAAACAAGTAGTATCAATTGCTGCATCAGCAATTCCATTTATTGAAAATGACGATGGGGCACGTGCTTTGATGGGGTCAAACATGCAACGTCAAGCAACACCTTTAATTAAACCATATGCCCCTATTGTAGGGACAGGTACAGAATTTAAAATTGCACACGATTCAGGAATGGCTGTTGTTGCTAAAAATGACGGAGTGGTTGAATTTGTTGATAGTCAAAAAATTATCATTAGAAATGATAATGATAAATTAGATGATTATAAATTAATTAAATATCGTAAATCAAATCAAGACACATGTAATAACCAAATTCCAATTGTAAAAGTAGGTCAAAGAGTTCACAAATCTGAAACAATTGGTGATGGACCTGCAATGCAAAATGGTGAATTAGCTTTAGGTCGTAATATTCTAGTTGGTTATACAACTTGACGAGGTTATAATTTTGAAGATGCTATTATTATTTCTGAACGTTTAGTTGATCAAGATGTATTTACATCAATTCATATTGATGAGCATACAATTCAATGTATGAAAACAAAAAACGGTGATGAAGAAATCACTCGTGACATGCCTAATGTCTCTGATACTGCAAAACGTTTTTTAGATAATCAAGGTATCGTTTTAGTTGGCGCTGAAGTTCATGAAGGAGATGTTTTAGTTGGAAAAACAACTCCACGAGGTAATGTTGAAACTGCTCCAGAAGATCGTTTATTGCAAACAATTTTTGGCGATAAATCAAAAACAGTTAAAGATTCATCACTAAAAGTAAAACACGGTCAAGAAGGAATTGTTGCTGCTGTTAAGCGAATTAAATCAAGTGATGAAAATGGTAGTGAATTACCAGATGACGTAATTGAAATTATCAAAGTTTATATTGTTCAAAAACGTAAAATTCAAGTTGGTGACAAAATGGCAGGGCGTCATGGAAATAAAGGAATTGTATCAAAAGTTGTTCCTATTCAAGATATGCCTTTTTTAAAAGACGGGACTCCATTAGATATTATGTTAAATCCATTAGGTGTACCTAGTCGTATGAATATTGGTCAAATTTTAGAATTGCACTTAGGTTATGCTGCGGCTGAAATAGGTAAAAAACAATTAATTCAAATTGCAATTGATCAATTAGGTTATGAAAAATATATTTCATTGTTTGGAATCAATGAAATTATTGCTAAAAAACTTTATGAAAATATTAGTAATTTAATTAAACACAAACAAGCAAAACAGGCAAAAGATATAGATTTAATTGATGTGACAATTATTCTAAAAGAATTGGGATTATCATATGATGATATTGGAATTAAAATTTCAACTCCTGTATTTGATGGTGCAAATCATGATGATATTGTTTCTATTATGAATGAAGCAAACATTGATATTGAAAATAATAAGGGTAAACAAGTTCTATATGATGGAAGAACTGGTGAACCATTCGATGGTTTAATTTCAGTTGGATTAACATACATGTTAAAACTAGATCATATGGTTGATGATAAAATTCACAGTCGTTCGGTTGGTCCATATAGTAAAATTACACAACAACCATTGGGTGGTAAATCACAAAATGGAGGCCAACGTTTTGGTGAAATGGAAGTTTGAGCTTTAGAAGCTTATGGTGCAGCTTATAATTTATTAGAAATTTTAACAATTAAATCCGATGATGTTCAAGGACGTAATCAAGCTTACAATGCTATTATAAAAGGTCACGATGTTGTTGCTGATGGAATGCCAGAATCATTTAAATTATTAACAAAACAAATGCAAGGTTTAGGGTTATGTATTACCGTTGAAACAAAAGATGATCGTATGGTAGATATTAATGAATATACACTAAATCAAAATCGTTTAAATAATGACGATGATGAGGTTATTTTAGATGAAAATCTAAAAGAGATCAATGATTCTAATGAAGAAATATTTAATACAAACTTTAATAATAATGACTATGATGATGAAGAGAACTTCTAA
- a CDS encoding DegV family protein has protein sequence MKTAILIDTGANVLDIKDDNVYFVPIQLIIREQQIEKELKDVIDVSQEQLKQILINKTNIHTSLPSPGFVMKKLDELFLKYDRVVILTLSSGLSSYFESLSIIKEDYKDKHLVCIDSRSVSIGILWLVDEINLLLKNNPSDEELISLVKQRSQKIIGGVIVNNLDQLIAGGRVKKTKGIIAKALRLKLIVRWNGQLDFMDKTPNLSTAIDKLLDIIDNQNHWRTNGIKNIAILTDLENESQINSLKTSLQEKIRQTIEIKISYLPGCIYAHVGLNNFAILIEAK, from the coding sequence ATGAAAACAGCAATTTTAATCGATACAGGTGCTAACGTCTTAGATATTAAAGATGATAATGTATATTTTGTGCCTATTCAGTTAATTATTAGAGAACAACAAATAGAAAAAGAATTAAAAGATGTTATTGACGTTAGTCAAGAACAATTGAAACAAATATTAATTAATAAAACAAATATTCATACTTCATTACCTTCACCAGGTTTTGTTATGAAAAAATTAGATGAATTATTCTTAAAATATGATCGTGTTGTTATTTTAACATTATCAAGTGGTTTATCAAGTTATTTTGAATCTCTAAGTATTATTAAAGAAGATTACAAAGACAAACATTTAGTGTGCATTGATTCACGTTCTGTTTCAATTGGTATTTTATGATTAGTTGATGAGATTAATTTACTCTTAAAAAATAATCCGAGTGATGAAGAATTAATTAGTTTAGTAAAACAACGTTCACAAAAAATTATAGGTGGAGTTATCGTAAATAATTTAGACCAATTAATTGCGGGCGGACGTGTTAAAAAAACTAAAGGAATTATAGCTAAAGCTTTACGCTTAAAATTAATTGTTCGTTGAAATGGGCAATTAGATTTTATGGATAAAACACCGAATTTATCAACAGCTATAGATAAATTATTAGATATAATTGATAATCAAAATCATTGGCGCACAAATGGTATTAAGAACATTGCAATTCTTACTGATTTAGAAAATGAATCACAAATCAATTCATTAAAAACTTCATTACAAGAAAAAATTCGACAAACTATTGAAATTAAAATTTCATATTTACCGGGTTGTATTTATGCGCATGTGGGTTTAAATAATTTTGCTATCTTAATTGAAGCTAAATAG